The genomic segment CGCGCTCCTTTCGGCCTTAACCGGAAAGCGGGTTGAAGAAGTGGCGGGGCGCGGCACGGGTATCGAGGATAAAACGCTGGCCCATAAAAAAGCCGTGATCGAAGATGCGATTAAGTTCCATGCGCCCAACCCGGACGATCCGATAGATACGCTCGCTAAGGTCGGCGGGCTGGAAATTGCCGCGCTCGCCGGGTTGATACTCGGTGCGGCCGCGCGACGTGTGCCTGTTGTTGTGGACGGGTTTATATCGAGCGCGGCCGCACTTGTCGCGGGTAAGCTGAGCCCCCAGGCGGTAAGCTACATGATTGCTTCACACGTATCGGTCGAGCCGGGCCACAGAGTAATTCTCGATACCCTGGGGCTAAAGCCGATGCTCTTCATGGACATGAGGCTCGGCGAAGGTACGGGTGCGGCGCTGGCGATGATGATGGTAGAAGCCGCTTCCAAAATTATAAAAGAAATGGCGACATTCGGCGAAGCCGGAGTCAGCGATAAAGAATAGCGAGACTGATTATATAATGTTTAAAGCAAAGAGCTACGCCGAAATGGTGCAATTACAGCAAACAAGCAGGGGTGGGCTATGTTAAGGGCTTTCCGGCTGGCGTTATCATTTTTATCGATACTTCCCGCCGGGCTGAAGGATGAAGTCGACGACCGCACGATTCGCGGCTCGGTTGTATTCTTCCCGGTAGTCGGAGCGATTATCGGCATAATTCTCTTGGCGATCGGATGGCTGGCGAAAAACATTCTTGAGCCGCTCGCCCTAAGCGCCGTCATCGTAGTCGCGCTGGCGGTTCTCACACGCGGCCTGCACCTCGACGGTCTCGCCGATACGTTCGACGGTCTTTTCGGCGGAACGGGCAAGGAGTGCATACTCGACATAATGAAGGATTCTCGTATCGGCAGTTTCGGGGTCGTGGCAATCGTTGCCGTTCTGTTACTAAAGGCCGTAATTCTTGCACAGATACTTGGGCAATCCACATGGCTCGCCGTGCTCGCGCTCGTTGTATTCCCGGTTATTGGGCGCTGGTCGGCGTGTGTCTCGCTCGGTACGCAGCGGTATGCGAGAGGCTCCGGCGGGCTCGGCGAGTCATTTACCAGGCTTAGCGATACGCGCGTGGTGATAGCGACATCTATTATTACGCTCGTTGTTGTTGGGTCGCTGCTGTTATTGTGGACGGTTCCCGTGATGCTTAGCGCGCTCGCTTTAACTCTTGCGTTCAATGTGATGGTTGGCCGCAAGATCGGCGGAATTACAGGGGACACGGTCGGGGCGATTGTTGAAATCAATGAAGTCGCAGCGTTACTGGTGATGGCTATAATCGCACTAGTCGCCAAGTAGTAAGCTGGAGATTGGATGATGAAACTTTATCTTGTCAGGCACGGCGAAACTGAATACAACGTGCAGGCTCGATTCCTTGGTAGAACCGATGGCGATCTTTCGGAAATCGGTTTGGGACAAGCACGTGAGGCGGCACAACAGTTAGCCGGGGTGAACGTCCGGGCGGTGTTTTCGTCAGACTTGCGGCGCGCACGAGTAACAGCTGAATTAATAGCAGCTCAACATGGCGTTGATGTTGTGCCGGTGCCTGAGTTCAGAGAAATTGATTTTGGAGCCTGGGAAGGTCTGACATACGCCGAAATCGAGGCGCTTGATAAAGAGTACGTTGCTCAATGGGTCAAAGACCCGTTTACGGTCGATATCCCGGGCGGCGAAACCTGGCAGGCGTTTAAAAGAAGAGTGCTCGGGACGCTTAATCGTATTGTTGCCGTGCATACCGATATAGTCGAGCATGGTGAGGCTACAGCTCCGCATAATGAAATTATCATCGTTGCCCACGGCGGCCCGATACGGCTTATCGTGACCGTACTGCAAAACGACGAACGGGAAGTTTTTAAGACCTTTTGGCCAAAACCGGGTAGTATTACCGCCATTGAACTTACTTAAAATCTGCGCGTAGCAGATAAGCGGCAAATAACGTTGTGAGCGAAAGCCAGATCAAGTGGTGCAAAAGCATAACGGCAGTATGTATTCACAAATATTGCGCTTAATATGCAATTAAGCACGTATACACATTGTAGGACCCCATAATACGTGATAAAATTCGTTTAATCTTTAGTATTTCAGCATCCGGCTTGTAGTTCACGGCGGTTGCCTATATCTTTGGAGGGTCGTATGAGAAGCGCAGCATCGCTCGAAACAATTATTCGAAGAGGCCTCGAAACCATAAAGCCGTACGAGTCGGGCCGTCCGATCAGTGTGGTCGAAAAAGAGCTCGGTATCAGTGAGGCGA from the Candidatus Aquicultor sp. genome contains:
- a CDS encoding histidine phosphatase family protein, with the translated sequence MMKLYLVRHGETEYNVQARFLGRTDGDLSEIGLGQAREAAQQLAGVNVRAVFSSDLRRARVTAELIAAQHGVDVVPVPEFREIDFGAWEGLTYAEIEALDKEYVAQWVKDPFTVDIPGGETWQAFKRRVLGTLNRIVAVHTDIVEHGEATAPHNEIIIVAHGGPIRLIVTVLQNDEREVFKTFWPKPGSITAIELT
- the cobS gene encoding adenosylcobinamide-GDP ribazoletransferase gives rise to the protein MLRAFRLALSFLSILPAGLKDEVDDRTIRGSVVFFPVVGAIIGIILLAIGWLAKNILEPLALSAVIVVALAVLTRGLHLDGLADTFDGLFGGTGKECILDIMKDSRIGSFGVVAIVAVLLLKAVILAQILGQSTWLAVLALVVFPVIGRWSACVSLGTQRYARGSGGLGESFTRLSDTRVVIATSIITLVVVGSLLLLWTVPVMLSALALTLAFNVMVGRKIGGITGDTVGAIVEINEVAALLVMAIIALVAK